From Triticum urartu cultivar G1812 chromosome 2, Tu2.1, whole genome shotgun sequence, a single genomic window includes:
- the LOC125537182 gene encoding uncharacterized protein LOC125537182 encodes MQQTPISGNTSFSTIGLQQGQQCPQQQMFFFPSSCRKARTHRLPPVAPSTSIIRAAKAVATGRPGQRDRNFDHSSRVQSTIYEPYIQEQPYNESEGRRSYNVRRRASSTMLPPRDALPHVPRVTPPAPIHQGEQQTPEAAQSYTHPPNIEAYVLPRLEARFENFKEAKDFYNVYAKHTSFAVREGSKVETRVYLYCTFYGVYESKVSEANRQRNKTTARTNCEAKMSLKREKDGTLVVKEIVWDTTTCYSSPPKCLSSCTPTKTLTKQSWSTSSICSSKALNTHKS; translated from the exons ATGCAGCAAACACCGATATCTGGGAATACAAGCTTTTCCACTATTGGGTTGCAACAAGGTCAACAATGTCCCCAACAACAAATGTTTTTCTTCCCTAGCTCTTGCAGAAAGGCAAGGACACACAGGCTTCCACCAGTCGCTCCATCAACATCAATCATCCGTGCTGCAAAAGCGGTTGCGACGGGAAGACCAGGCCAAAGAGACAGAAATTTTGACCACTCTAGCAGGGTGCAAAGTACAATATATGAGCCATATATACAGGAGCAACCTTACAACGAATCTGAGGGGAGACGGTCGTACAATGTGAGACGGAGAGCTTCGTCAACAATGCTCCCTCCAAGAGATGCATTACCGCATGTGCCAAGGGTGACACCACCCGCGCCCATACACCAGGGTGAACAACAAACACCGGAGGCAGCACAGAGCTATACACAT CCACCTAACATTGAAGCTTATGTTCTGCCAAGGCTAGAGGCGCGctttgaaaatttcaaagaagCAAAGGACTTCTACAACGTCTATGCAAAGCACACGAGTTTCGCTGTCAGGGAAGGCTCCAAGGTTGAGACCAGAGTCTACCTTTATTGCACGTTCTATGGAGTCTATGAATCGAAGGTGTCAGAAGCAAATAGACAGCGGAACAAGACGACAGCCAGGACTAACTGCGAGGCTAAAATGAGCCTGAAGAGGGAAAAGGATGGAACACTTGTCGTAAAAGAGATAGTCTGGGACACAACCACATGCTATAGCTCACCCCCCAAATGCTTGTCTTCTTGCACTCCCACAAAAACTTTGACAAAACAATCTTGGAGTACGTCAAGTATCTGCAGTTCAAAGGCATTGAACACACACAAATCATGA